The stretch of DNA AATAATGGAGGAGGATTTTACAATCATAATATATTTTGGGAAATACTAATTCCTCATTCAAAATTTTCATCTCCAAGTACATATCTAAATGAAATTATTGAAAATGATTTTAAGTCCTTTTATGATTTTAAAAATGAATTTTCAAACATAGCATTGAATCACTTTGGTTCTGGATGGATTTGGCTCTGCATAAAGAATAAAAAATTAACTATTTGTTCTACAATGAACCAAGATAATCCTATTATGGATGGTATAGGTTGTGAAGGTATCCCTATATTAGGATTAGATGTTTGGGAACATGCTTATTATCTAAAATATAAAAATCGTCGCATAGATTATATATCTTCTTTTTGGAAAATTGTAAATTGGAAAAAAGTAGAAGATAACTACAAAAAAATAAAATAATACTTTATTATTTATTTATTCCTATGGAGAGGATAATATTAGAAAATATAAAATTATTTGGATGGGGAGGATAATATTAGAAAATATAAAATTATTTGGATATCATGGTTGTATGCCAGAAGAAAAGTATGTAGGGACAAATTACATAATAAATATTGAAATTGAATTAGACTTTTATAATGCTTCTATTACAGATGATTTATCAAAAACTATAAACTATGTTCATTTATATTCCATTGTAAAAAAAGAAATGAGTATTAATTCAAAATTAATAGAAAATGTAGCTCAAAGAATAATTGAAAAAATTAATAATAAATTTAACAATTTAATTGAATACTCAAAAATAAAATTATGCAAGGAAAATCCTCCATTACATAGTAATGTAGACAGAGTATGTGTTGTACTAGAATATTTTAAATAATATAATTAATTATATAATATATAATGGCACTGTGGCCGAATGGAAAGGCAGAGGTCTGCAAAACCTTTTATAGCGGTTCGATTCCGCTCGGTGCCTCTTTAGAATTATCAAAAATTTTTATAACATATTGATATAAATCAAATTAAAAATTTTATTTTAAAATATTTTCTGTATACATTTGTGTAGTATTATATATTAAATATTTTTTATATTCTTAAATGAAGATAAATCATATTCTTATTTCGCAACCTATTTCTGTAGGTTATAATTCTCCATATACAGAACTCAGTAAAAATAAAAATGTGAGAGTAGATTTTAGATCTTTTATAGAAGTAAAGGGGGCCTCATCTAGTGAGGTTAGAAAACAAAAAATAAATTTTTCTGATTTCACTATAGTTATTTTTATAAGTAAAAAATCTGTTGATCATTATTTTAGGTTAGCTAAATCCATGAGATTTAAAGTACCTTCAACCATGAAATATATATGCCAAACCGAAACTATTGCATATTATTTACAAAAATATATTGTTTACAGAAAAAGAAAGATTTATATTGGAAATAAATCATTTAAAGATATATTACCTCATATAAAAAAACATCCAAAAGAAAAATTTTTTTTACCATCTTCCGATATATTAAAACCAGATATACTAAATATGTTAAATAAAGAAAATATCTCTTGGAAAAGAGGGATTTTATATAGAACTTCTTCTAGTGATTTATCAGATTTGAAAAATATATATTATGATATACTAGTTTTTTTTAGCCCGGCTGAAATAAAATCACTATTTGAAAATTTTCCAAATTTTCATCAAAAAAATATAAAAATAGCTACTTTTGGTAAAAATACTCTAGATGCTGCATCTAAAGCTGGATTGAAAATAGCTATAAAAGTTCCAACTCCAGAATTTCCTTCTATGGCTATGGCGTTGAATAAATATATAAAAGAATCAAATTAACTAACTAAACTACTAAATAATTAAAGTACATATACAGATTTAGATCTATTCTACTGTTACAGATTTTGCTAAATTTCTTGGTTGATCTACATTTTTTCCTTTCATATAAGCTATTTGATAAGCTAATAATTGTAAAGGAATTACAGTTAATAATGGACTTAATTCTTCAGAAATTTCTGGAATCTTTATTACATAATCCGCCATCATACTTACTTGAACATCCCCTTCATTAACTATTGCTATAATTTTTCCCTTTCTAGCTTTAATTTCTTGTATATTTCCTATTATTTTTTCATAATAACCTCTTTTTGTTGCTATAATAACAACAGGCATATTTTCATCAACTAAAGCTATAGGTCCATGTTTCATTTCTGCCGCAGGATAACCTTCCGAATGAATGTAAGATATTTCTTTTAATTTTAAAGCGCCTTCTAAAGCTATAGGGAAATTAATTCCTCGTCCTAAGTAAAGGAAATTATTAAATTTATAAAATACTTTTGATATGTTTTTTACAATATGTCTATCTATTTTTAATAGATCATTTATTTTATTTGGAACATTTCCAAGTTCTTGAAATAAAAATTTATATCGTTCTTCATTAATAGTAGATCTATATTTTGCTAGTTTTAACGCCAATAAAATAAGTACAGTAATTTGTGCGGTAAAAGATTTTGTAGAAGCTACACTTATTTCAGGACCAGCATGTGTATAAATTCCTGCATCTACATTACGTGCAATAGATGATCCTACTACATTACAAATTCCAAACACAAAAGCTTCTTTTTTTTTAGCTAATTTTAATGCTGCTAAAGTATCTGCAGTCTCTCCTGATTGTGAGATCACAATTATTAAATTATTTTTATCTATGATAGGGTTTCTATATCTAAATTCAGATGCATATTCTACTTCAACTGGAATTCTAGCTAATTGTTCTAATAAATACTCTCCAACTAAACCAGCATGCCATGACGAACCACATCCTACTATAGTTATACATTTAGCATTAATAAAAATTTCTTTATTAAGTTCAATTCCATCTATACAAATGATTTTATTTGAAATTATTAATCTACCACGTAGAGTATCAGAAATAGTTTTTGACTGTTCATATATTTCCTTTAACATAAAATATCTATACTTACCTTTTTCTATTTCTTTTAAATTAATTTTTAATTTATTTATAATTGGACTTAGTTTATGATTATCTCTAATTTTTCTTAGATCTAATTCTTTATTCTTTCTAAGAATAGCCATTTCTCCATCTTTTAAATAAATAGCATTTTTCGTATAATTTATAAAAGGAATGGGGTCTGATGCAATAAAAAATTCTTTTTCGTTAATTCCTAGAGCAAGAGGACTACCTAATTTTGCTATAATAATTGTCTCTGGGTGAGATTTATCCACTATAGCAATGGAATATGCACCTATTATTTCATTCAATGATATTCGTACAGCTTCTTCTAAAGATATTTTATTTTCTTTCTTTATATATTCAATAAGATTTACTAGTACTTCTGTATCTGTTTTACTTTTAAAAGTAAAACCATTTTCTAATAAAATAATTTTAATTGCATGATAATTTTCTATGATACCATTATGTATCATAATCAATTCATTAGAATTAGAAACATGTGGATGTGCATTTAAATCATTTGGAACACCATGAGTAGCCCACCTAGTATGACCTATTCCAGTAGTTCCTATTATTTTTCTATTATAAGAAGATATTGAAGATATTTTTTTTTCTAATTCATCAACTTTACCTTTGGTCTTATATAAACTATATCCATTTTTATAAAAAATAGCAATACCAGAACTATCATATCCTCTATATTCCAATTTTTTTAAACCATTTATAAGAATAGGATACGCTTCTCTATAACCTAAATAACCAATTATACCACACATTACATTATTTATAAACTGATGAATTAATTGAATTATAAAATTTTAATTTTAATTAATCTGCTCTAAAACAGTTTTTTTATAAAATTTTTCATAAACAGTTTCTATTTCTTCTACAGGATAATATTTTAATACGAGTAGTTTATTTTTTTTTATAAAATCTTCTATTTCTTTAGGAAAAGAAATATCTCCTTTTATTATAGCATCAGAAAAATATATACATAATTTTGTTAAATTGAAATAATCTGGATTTTCTAAGAATTTTAACTTTTTAGTTTTGATTCCATCATCTTTTATCTTTTTAATAATATCTTTATTTAGATATCCTTTAAATGGATTATTATAAATCGATACAATAATTTTTGAATTTTGGTATAAAGGATCATTCTTATAATAATTTTTCATGTATAATGGAATAAAAGAAGTCATCCATCCATATATATGAATGATATCAGGCTTCCAATTTAATTTTTTTATAGTTTCTAAAACCCCTTTTGTAAAGAATAAAGTTCTTTCATCATTATCGTTAAAAAAATTACCATTTTCATCTTCATATATAGATTTTCTTTTGAAATATTCTTCGTTATCTATGAAATAAACTTGCAATCTAGCATCAGGAATAGATGCTACTTTTATAAGTAATGGTTGATCTATATCATTGATAATTAAATTCATTCCTGATAGCCTAATAACTTCGTGTAATTGATGTTTTCGTTCATTTATTACTCCAAAACGAGGCATAAATATACGTACATCATTTCCTATTGATTGCATAAACTTAGTAGCTTTTAAAACTGATAAGGATATTGGATTTTTTGATGAAAAAGGAAATAAATCTGAAGAAACATATAATATACGTTTACCTATCATTTTTAGAGTTATTTTTTTATTTTTGTTAGTTAGATACGTAAATATGTAAAAAAGACGGATCATTACAAAGATAATAAATAATAATATCCAATACCTAATCTTAGGAGAAAATATTAACTCATTTCTTTTAAATAAAATCTTGTAGATTGTAAATTTTATTGATACGTCTTTTCATTATGAAACCAGAAAAGAGAAAAAGTAAACATTCTTTTAAAAGATATAAAAATATTTTTACCGGAATTATTCATATTACAAATCAAGGATTTGCTTTTGTGAAAATAAAAGAATATAAAAAAGAAATTTATATACCTAAACATAAAACAGGTAAATCTTTAGTAGGAGATTTAGTGAAAATAAAATTAAATCGTAATAGAAGAAAATTAGAAGGAGAGGTGTTAAAAATAATCAAAAGGAAAAGAAATAATTTTATTGGAATATTAAAGTTAAATTTTAAACCAAATTCTATTACCGGATCAGTAATTATACATTATCTACATGTAGATATATTAATTATGGAATCCGAATCAAATTTAAAAAAAGAACATCAAAATAATAAAGTTTTGGTTAAAATAGTTTCATGGCCAAAAAATTTTGATAATCCTTTAGGAAAAATTATAAGAATATTTGGAAAATCTGGGGAATATAAAACAGAAATTTTCTCTTTGTTAGAAGAACGTGGATTGTCTTTTGAATTTCCAAAAAAAGTAGAAAATGAAGCTGAAGAAATATTTGTAAGAAGTAAATCATATCATGATGATGTAATAATAAGAAAAGATATGAGAAATATCACCACTTTTACTATAGATCCTTTAGATGCAAAAGATTTTGATGATGCTATTTCAGTTAGAAAATTGAATTCCGAAATTTGGGAAATAGGTATTCATATATCGGATGTTACACATTATGTAAAAGAAGATAGTTTGTTAGATAAAGAAGCATATGATAGAGCTACTTCTATTTATTTTACAGGAAAAGTAATTCCAATGCTTCCAAAAATACTATCCAATGACCTATGTTCTTTACAACCAAAAAAAGATAAATTAAGTTTTTCGTTCGTTTTTAATATAAATAAAGAAGGAAAAATATTAAAAAACTGGATTGGAAAAACTATTATACAATCTAATAGAAAATTTACGTACGACGAAGTACAAAAAATTATAGATGAAAAAAAAGGAGATTTTTATGAAGAAATTTATGTATTATTTCATTTTTCTAAAATATTAACAAAAAATAGATTGAAAAATGGAGCAATTTATCTTGAAAAAGATGAAGTTAAATTTTGTTTAGATGAAAATAAAAATCCTACATTTTTATATTTAGAAAAATGTAATGAAGCTCATAAATTAATAGAAGAATTAATGTTATTAACAAATAGAAAAATTTCGGAATTCATTAATAATAATACAGATAAAAAAAACTACATGAACATTCCATATATATATAGAGTTCATGATAAACCTGATTATGAAAAAATATTTTTTCTAAAAAAAATTATAAAACCTTTAGGTTATTCCTTTGATTTAAAAAATTTAAAATATTCTATTAATTTGTTATTAAAACAAGCTAAAGGTAAACCAGAACAAAACATGATAGAAAATTTAGTTTTACGTGCTATGAGTAAAGCTAAATATTCTACAAATAATATAGGGCACTATGGTTTGTCTTTTCTTTATTACACTCATTTTACTTCTCCTATAAGGAGGTATTCCGATATAATTGCTCACCGTTTATTATATTATTTTTTAAAAATGAAAAAAAATAGAGTAAAAACAATAGATTTTTACGAAAAACAATCTCAACATTGCAGTGATAAAGAACGTTTAGCTATAGATATTGAAAGAGAATTTTCTAAATATTTGCAAGTAAAATATTTGAAAAAATTTTTAGGTAAAGAATTTGATGGAATTATAACAGGATTTACAGATTGGAGCGTTTATGTTGATTTATTATCCTTTAAAACAGAAGGAATGGTTAAATTACGTGATATAAAAGAAGATTATTATATTTTAAACTCAAATAATTATAGCATAATAGGAAGAAAAAACAAAAAAATTTATCAATTAGGAGACAAAGTAAAAGTTAAACTTTTAAATGTAAATATTGAAAAAAAACAAATTAAACTTGATTGGATAGAAAAAAAGTTTTAAAAATCAATTGATTCTAACAGAAGAAGGGACAAATTCTGTATAGTCACCTCCATTTTTTATGATATCTCTTACAAGGCAAGAACTAATATGAGATTTTTCATAAGAGGAAATTAAATAAATAGTATCAATGATATATGAATTTTTTTTAGATAATTTTTTATTTAGAAAATAAATATTTTTTTCAAATTCAAAATCTAGTTGATTTCTTATACCCCTTAACAAAAATTTTACTTTTTTCTTTATACAAAAAGAAATCGTCAATCCATTAAATGAATCTATTTCGATTTTATTGTAAAATGAACTTAAAAAAGTTTTTTTTAACCATTCTTTTCTTTTTATAAGAGGAAACATATTTTTTTTTTTAAAATTTTTTCCAATAGCTATGATAATTTTATCAAATAAATTTAAAGCTCTCATAATAATATCATAATGACCAATAGTTATTGGATCAAAAGATCCTGGAAATATAGCTATTCTTTTATTATTTTCCATTTATACATAAGTACACATAATGTAAAAATAATATAATTTTATTTTTATTAAATTTAAAAAATAAAATGGAAAAATCTTGTTATAATTGTTTAAAAAAATGTAATGATTTTCCTAATAAGGAAGTAAAATGTTTGAAACTTAATGTAATAGATTGGTTATCTAATGTACAGTCTCCTTTTGAATATAAATCAAATTTTGTAGAAGTACAATTTAAGAATGATAGAAAAGATATTTTTATAAATCAAGATAATATTATTATTAATAAAAACGATATTGTAACAGTAGAATCTAAATCTGGAATAGGTTACGATATAGGAATTGTTACTTTAACTGGAGATTTAGTCAGATTACAAATAAAGAGTAAAAACATAAATTTAAATTCTTTATATAAAAAAATATACAGAATATCAACACAAAAAGAAATAAATATTTGGAAATCTCTTAGAAAA from Blattabacterium cuenoti encodes:
- a CDS encoding superoxide dismutase, with the protein product MFFKLPKLPYSYHELEPYIDKKTMEIHYNKHHGTYTNNLNKAIFGTDMVDLPIEEILKRAKNESTIIRNNGGGFYNHNIFWEILIPHSKFSSPSTYLNEIIENDFKSFYDFKNEFSNIALNHFGSGWIWLCIKNKKLTICSTMNQDNPIMDGIGCEGIPILGLDVWEHAYYLKYKNRRIDYISSFWKIVNWKKVEDNYKKIK
- the folB gene encoding dihydroneopterin aldolase, whose product is MGRIILENIKLFGYHGCMPEEKYVGTNYIINIEIELDFYNASITDDLSKTINYVHLYSIVKKEMSINSKLIENVAQRIIEKINNKFNNLIEYSKIKLCKENPPLHSNVDRVCVVLEYFK
- a CDS encoding uroporphyrinogen-III synthase; protein product: MKINHILISQPISVGYNSPYTELSKNKNVRVDFRSFIEVKGASSSEVRKQKINFSDFTIVIFISKKSVDHYFRLAKSMRFKVPSTMKYICQTETIAYYLQKYIVYRKRKIYIGNKSFKDILPHIKKHPKEKFFLPSSDILKPDILNMLNKENISWKRGILYRTSSSDLSDLKNIYYDILVFFSPAEIKSLFENFPNFHQKNIKIATFGKNTLDAASKAGLKIAIKVPTPEFPSMAMALNKYIKESN
- the glmS gene encoding glutamine--fructose-6-phosphate transaminase (isomerizing), which translates into the protein MCGIIGYLGYREAYPILINGLKKLEYRGYDSSGIAIFYKNGYSLYKTKGKVDELEKKISSISSYNRKIIGTTGIGHTRWATHGVPNDLNAHPHVSNSNELIMIHNGIIENYHAIKIILLENGFTFKSKTDTEVLVNLIEYIKKENKISLEEAVRISLNEIIGAYSIAIVDKSHPETIIIAKLGSPLALGINEKEFFIASDPIPFINYTKNAIYLKDGEMAILRKNKELDLRKIRDNHKLSPIINKLKINLKEIEKGKYRYFMLKEIYEQSKTISDTLRGRLIISNKIICIDGIELNKEIFINAKCITIVGCGSSWHAGLVGEYLLEQLARIPVEVEYASEFRYRNPIIDKNNLIIVISQSGETADTLAALKLAKKKEAFVFGICNVVGSSIARNVDAGIYTHAGPEISVASTKSFTAQITVLILLALKLAKYRSTINEERYKFLFQELGNVPNKINDLLKIDRHIVKNISKVFYKFNNFLYLGRGINFPIALEGALKLKEISYIHSEGYPAAEMKHGPIALVDENMPVVIIATKRGYYEKIIGNIQEIKARKGKIIAIVNEGDVQVSMMADYVIKIPEISEELSPLLTVIPLQLLAYQIAYMKGKNVDQPRNLAKSVTVE
- a CDS encoding glycogen/starch synthase, with the translated sequence MIGKRILYVSSDLFPFSSKNPISLSVLKATKFMQSIGNDVRIFMPRFGVINERKHQLHEVIRLSGMNLIINDIDQPLLIKVASIPDARLQVYFIDNEEYFKRKSIYEDENGNFFNDNDERTLFFTKGVLETIKKLNWKPDIIHIYGWMTSFIPLYMKNYYKNDPLYQNSKIIVSIYNNPFKGYLNKDIIKKIKDDGIKTKKLKFLENPDYFNLTKLCIYFSDAIIKGDISFPKEIEDFIKKNKLLVLKYYPVEEIETVYEKFYKKTVLEQIN
- the rnr gene encoding ribonuclease R gives rise to the protein MKPEKRKSKHSFKRYKNIFTGIIHITNQGFAFVKIKEYKKEIYIPKHKTGKSLVGDLVKIKLNRNRRKLEGEVLKIIKRKRNNFIGILKLNFKPNSITGSVIIHYLHVDILIMESESNLKKEHQNNKVLVKIVSWPKNFDNPLGKIIRIFGKSGEYKTEIFSLLEERGLSFEFPKKVENEAEEIFVRSKSYHDDVIIRKDMRNITTFTIDPLDAKDFDDAISVRKLNSEIWEIGIHISDVTHYVKEDSLLDKEAYDRATSIYFTGKVIPMLPKILSNDLCSLQPKKDKLSFSFVFNINKEGKILKNWIGKTIIQSNRKFTYDEVQKIIDEKKGDFYEEIYVLFHFSKILTKNRLKNGAIYLEKDEVKFCLDENKNPTFLYLEKCNEAHKLIEELMLLTNRKISEFINNNTDKKNYMNIPYIYRVHDKPDYEKIFFLKKIIKPLGYSFDLKNLKYSINLLLKQAKGKPEQNMIENLVLRAMSKAKYSTNNIGHYGLSFLYYTHFTSPIRRYSDIIAHRLLYYFLKMKKNRVKTIDFYEKQSQHCSDKERLAIDIEREFSKYLQVKYLKKFLGKEFDGIITGFTDWSVYVDLLSFKTEGMVKLRDIKEDYYILNSNNYSIIGRKNKKIYQLGDKVKVKLLNVNIEKKQIKLDWIEKKF
- the coaD gene encoding pantetheine-phosphate adenylyltransferase, with the translated sequence MENNKRIAIFPGSFDPITIGHYDIIMRALNLFDKIIIAIGKNFKKKNMFPLIKRKEWLKKTFLSSFYNKIEIDSFNGLTISFCIKKKVKFLLRGIRNQLDFEFEKNIYFLNKKLSKKNSYIIDTIYLISSYEKSHISSCLVRDIIKNGGDYTEFVPSSVRIN